GAATCATGCTGCCCCCTTTTCCAAAGTAATCACCTTCCACAAGAAGGAGCCCTTTGAACTTGAAGCCTTTTACAGTAGCCCTCAAGATCTGCCGTACCCAGACCACAGGATAGGTACTGGTTGCTGCTCTGCTTTCTGAAAATCATACATGCCTGTGTATTATTCCTCCTTTAGTTCTGCACACAATAAGGCTGATCCACACTTTACATATGAAAAACTATGCAGTTATCTGGCTCCTTTTATCAACGACATAAGTTTACAGTGGTGACTGATGCATGTGCCCAAAGTAGTTTTCTGGGTAGCCCATTTGTGACTGAGTCCCTGTGGGGATCTACAAGTGGGATTGTAATTAGGAATAAGGCACAGTTTTCCACAGATGGGTCTTAATGAGTCAGTGAATCAGCATCATTGTCTGCATATGCACGTGGAGGTGTGCACTCTCAGGTGGGATAACAGTCTGTAACTGCCACCTGTCTGTTATGGGAATATGCTGAGGTCCTGTAATTGATGCTCTATTACAAACCACccacttcattttctctccatctgttaCCAGGATGTTTTGCGGTACAGAATGTGATTCCTCAGCCAGATGGAGACAGCTCTAAAGTGAAGGTCAAAGTGCGTGTCAACGTCCACGGTATCTTCAGCGTGTCGAGCGCCTCTCTGATTGAGAAGCagaaaggagagggagaggaaatgCAGATCGACTCAGAGCCAGTGGTGCAGAATGGCAGAGCAGAAGACCAGGTGCGGTGACTTGTGCAACGATCACGTTTGTGTAGGCAAATTCAGCCTGGCAGTGTGTTTTTCCCACACTTTGATCCACACTGAAATATATCAACAACTCTGAGGTTGTGTTTCCAGAAATTTGCAAccgtcttttattttttccataaaAAAAGATCATGAGGATTTATATTCTCACCTATTCCATTATATTTGCTTATTTTGATGTCTCAAATAAATATGGTTTGTAATGTTTGATGAATCATCCCTTTACATTGATGTATATGTCTTGTGTCTCAGACCAAAATGCAGGTGGACCAGGACGGCCAAAGCCAGTGTGACCAGCAGAATGAGGATAACAGCTCCAGCAGTAAGGTTAGCTGGGCCTGAATTTAGCAATGctaaaaacacactgagatTTTTAGACATGCCTTTCCTGAGGTGACTGATAGTTCTGCAGCTAAATggtgtgattgttttttttttttttttttcgtaaaTCCAGGAGGGTGCCTGTGGGGAAAAGCTGGACCCAGCAGCAGGGTGCAGCAAGGCCAAAGTCAAGGTGAAGAGCATCGACCTCCCCATCATGTCCAACAACATTCGACAGCTCGACAGTGATGTCCTAAACAACTTTGTGGAGTATGAGGTGAGTGCTCCTACTAGCTTTTTGAAGAGCTGTTTAAAATGCTGATTATACTTGTTACCGTCATTATtgcattttgacattttctaagCACTGACTGAACTGAACAGGAGCCACAGTGTTTGTTTGATAGTTGCTAACTGACCTAGTCTGTGCCAGCATAAATGTCCTgataacatttaaatgtgtgcTGGTCTGTATCTCTTTCTATCACTAATTGTAATGAACAATCACTTAATGGTGACTTAATGCAACCCAGAACAATTTAAACAAATCTGCAATGACATTGaatgaattcattcattcattttgatggAATAGTTTGTGATTTTGCATGGATTGTGTTATGGGTTGTCATTACTGAGACTGTTGACATGTCTTAAATGTCTACGAAAAGACTGTATTTGCTTATTTTGGGACTATTTTATGTGGCTTTTCCTCACAGCGTCAGATGATTATccaggacaaactggtgaaagaGGTGAATGATGCTAAAAATGCTGTGGAGGAGTATGTATATGATCTACGGGATAAACTTTGTGGGATCTATGAAAACTATGTCACTCAGGAGGTAAGTGGTGCTCTCTTCATACTAGTTCCCCTGACATATTAAAATTTAGAAGAATTACTGTATTTGCTTAATATCTGTCTTATGTTTGGTCATtaaaaacaggacagtaaccGACTGACCCTGATGCTGGAAGACACAGAGAACTGGCTGTATGAGGACGGTGAGGAGCAACCCAAACAAGTGTACGAGGAAAAGCTAGATGCGCTCAAGGTTGGTTTTTATTCACTCAAAGGAGATTTTTACggtggctgacaagggcaaaCTTTtatccaaactttgttcatagcatccctcagtttgGGGTCCCCCCATCGCCTGGcacacttccgttgtgttttcgctcttgcgtgtgttttctctcttgcatgtgttttggccgttgcagcGCGTTTGACCTTGTCGACCACCgtagatttttcattttcaaagattTTACAAACTACCAGAAGAACCTAATATCAATTTACCAATCTCTACTATTATACTCTAATAACTTTCTGTGCTAACATAAACTGTTATTTTCCAGAGGTTGGGTCAACCCATTCAGGACCGGCACAGAGAGCACGAGGACAGGCCGAGGGCTTTTGAAGAGCTGGGAAAGAAAATGCAGCTCTACATGAAGTTTGTGGATTCCTATAAACAGAAGGTAAATGGTGATATGCTGGTTTTACgtattatttacaaaaaaaataactagTTTTACAATGAGAAAGGTGTAAAAGAATGTGTTCTTCAAAATATTAGTTATTCATGACACCTAATTGtggcacttttattttgtagatgtCATGTTATTTAAACCACTGAGTTGATTTATTATCTGATAAGTTGTGTTATCACACATTCTTCACCAGGACGAGCGATACCTGCATTTGACTGCGGAGGAGATGAGCACTGTGGAAAAATGTGTGAACGAAAGCATGGGCTGGATGAACAGCAAGATAAATGCACAGAGCAAACTTGCTATAACTCAAGATCCCATTGTTAAAGTAGCAGACATCATTGCTAAAATACAGGTATGTGGAAGACTATTTAAGATGCACTTCTTTCTTCTATTAGCAGTGAGgaagtgattttctttttccaacATATTCTACACTTAATACTCACCAGGAGCTCGAGGATGCATGTAATCCGGTGGTCAACCGGCCAAAGCCCACAGTGGAGGAGGCCCCTGAAGTGAATGATCAAACCAGTGGCGCTCATAACGGTCCAACAGCCAAGCAAGGAGCAGAGGGGAAGGGAGACGCAAAGGAAAGCCAGCAAACCAAGCCTGGCACAAAAGAGATGGAGGTGGACTGAGATTTGTGTCTGAGAAGCAAACTCTGCAACAATCACTGCATTTACCGTCACTGGCCATTCAGACAATCGAGACGTCAATTCCTGGGACCATTTCTCACAGCCACTtttgtggatttgttttttttccctccttttttctttttttgtgcacCCACATTGGACTTtaccttttctttgttttcacccTTTCATCCTTATGTGTGACATTGGTGTGCTTTACTCTCAAAGGTTTGACATactgaataaatgaaagaatgatGCAATAGATTAAACTCTTGATTCTGATGTAAAATTGTTTCCTCTGTCACACAGCCAGGTAAGCTTTGTGTGCAATCCATGTGTCTCTGAAGTGTGCAGTAGCAGTAGAAAATCACCCATAGGACAAATAGAAAGTGCTGTCCAAACAGTTGCTATTGCAGAGCTATTAGTTTGTATGCAATAAtacaaattatatatatttgtatttaatacgTTTGAAATGTCCATGTCTGGAAACTGTAAATACTATTTTAGTAAATAAAAGCAGCCAGAATAGAAAGTATATGTACATAAAGAACACATTCCTAATGTTACATTGGCACTGCTTGATACAACAGATCTCTTTCATAAGTGATTGGTTAgcgttttcctttttttttcttgcatttttccTTATTTAAGTTGAGATCTAAAGAtggcaaaaataaatgaatttgtCTGTAagaccattttttaaaagtttgacttatttttattttcagcagcttAAGGTGAAAGAAACCGACCGAATATCCTATATACCTATATCTGAGGGAGGTCTTGGAATGAGATCAAGGCAACTCAAAAAGGTGGAAATGTTATGCTATGTGGAGGATATGTACTAACATTTGATTCTTCTgcaaaaaattcaaaatggGAGGGGCCCAACTATAAGTGTAACTAAAGCAACATTTatcttcacacatacacatttctgtgatttttttggAGTCCTATCCAGTAAAATTAAGATGAGCTTTATTAATCCCAGCAGTGGGGAAATTCACTTGTTATGACAGCTCACAGAGATGACATAAAgtgcaaaggcagaaaaacaagtgttcatgcagaaatatcaaaaagtgtgcaaaaagtaTTTACCAAAGTGTATAGCTGAAGCAAAAGTGTGTAATGTGGCAAAGTTAAAATTAGCAATATAATACAAGCTATAGTATATACATAAATTAAGCCTGAAAGCACAATGTATCTAAATAAAATCAATCCATGTGACATTATTAAACAACTAATTATGTGTAATTATTATGTGTCCAGGCCAGTTATGAATAGGCTGTGACAATACTTGGTTACAGCTGTCAGTGAACTAACATTTCGATTGAATGAACTCAGTTTCAAATGTATTGGATTCCTTACAATTTTACagttatattaaatataaacatttaacaatatcattatttaatatgtttagtatgtgtgttcagtgtttttcttaaagtcttatttattaatttaacttTCAACGCTTTGAGGCTCCCCTGAATGAATGCACGACCTGCTATTACAATACAAATAGAAAGAAAGTCTGCAAGCACAGAGCTGAATGCATGTTTACGTAATAACAAACGCGCATGCGTAGAGTAAAGAATCGGCATAAACTGCAGGGCTCTGGAGGGGGCGTGGTCAACTCGGTTGTTGCCATGTGACGTAGCCTGTCACGCGGGTGCGGGAGTAACGGGCGGATATTTTCAAAATGGAAGAAAGTGCAAAGTTTTGGAGGGGAACATTAGAACAACATTTATTTGGCCTCTGACAACTCCTGTAGCGACTATCGATGCGCTCTGCAGACCGAGGAATATTATTATATACCTGCATGTGTCAGCAAACCGACAACCAGGCGCGATGAGTGTTTCCATCGGCGATAAGATTGAGGTGAGTCGTTTTGTTCGGCTAACTCCTACATGCTAACGTTGCCTACCCTGGAGTGGTAGCGTCGCAAAGCTAGGAAGCTGCAGCAGCGTAGCTACGACCTTTAGTTTAATGATGTTTGTGCTACAATAACAATGTTTggggtttgttttaaaaaagctttaagaagataatgttacatttttgtttggttaACTTTTATATAAAGTACAACTAAACGTCAAATAATTAGCTACTTTTTTGTTGcgtgttgttgttttgtattttaaaaatggaccTCCTCCAGCAATACCTGACATATTAGCGTTATTAGTAGTGTcagtattattagtattattattattattagtagtagtagtagtaacgTGTATTCTCAGCGTTATCTGTTGTCAGTGTCGGGTGTGTAATCTTACCCGGGCTCTCTCGGGACAGTGTTGTTCCTCCTCCATCGCTTTGGTAACGCTGACCCTAACATGCTGCTTGGAAACGGCTACCAAGTGGTCCCGGTTAGCGGGAACAGAGCCGGGATAATTAAAGGTTTTGGTTGGCCATATGAGCGCGTCAGGTGTTGGTGGCTTTTTGTCAGTTAACGTTTGCTGGGGGAGGATTTCAACGATGTGAATTCGTCAGGAGCTGGACTGTCACTTTTACCTGTGTACCCAGCATGTCGCAGTCTAGAGGGATGATGTTTGATCAGgttattcagtattttttcCAAAACGTTCCCGCTGACACCCAAGCCATCAGAGGTGAAGAGAAAAGTTTATCAAATGCTCAGGAACTGAGGATTGAGGTATTGTGGTTTTACAGATCCTGTCTGTCTTGGGATAAAAAGAATTGATAAACTTTTAAATCTGCATTCATACTTGTATTTCTATGCCTGCaatattcattttgttgtttgtaaagtgttattttgtctgttttgatcTCCTATAGGATTTTAAGGTCCTCACTCTCCTTGGCAAAGgctcttttgcatgtgtttaccGGGCAAAATCAGTGAAGACTGGTCTGGAGGTTGCCATCAAAACGGTAAGAGTCCCTTACCCActgtttatgtctttgtgaGTGATAATTATAGCATGCTTCacctgtataaataaaatgaaccaaCACACAAGCTGTTGCCAGTACATGACGGTTAAAGTGTTAAGTGGAACTATTGTTAAACTCTACCTCTGATGGGCTCCCTGTGGTCCCTCAATTCCCCATGGATGATGTCAGAGTAATCCACTGGATGGGCGACAGATTGACAATTAGCCACCAGACCAAAACGCCATACAGGAATATTGTACAACGTTACACATGAGATCCCATAAGTGGCAGGTGTATAATTATCTCTGTTGTTCCTGTCTGCAGATCGACAAAAAAGCAATGCACAAAGCTGGCATGGTCCAGCGTGTGACAAACGAGGTGGAAATTCACTGCCGATTGAAACACCCTTCAATACTTGAGGTAACTTGAAGTTGGCTGGTCTCAGCATGAACGCACACTACACAGAAACTGCAGTGGTGTTCATATGTCTGTTCTTTATATTTTCTGGGTGACATTTGCTGTGTTAAATAATTGTCTGGTGTGAAATACATTTAATGTGCACTTTAAATGGAAACAGACAAGCATTTCCTGATGTGCCAAGTTTGAAGTTAAAGATAAATGGCAATAATGGAAGGAATTAGCTGTAGTTTTTGAAacatacaaaaaccaaaaaacaatcCTTTATGCATTGTTGGATTCGATCAAACTGTCTGTAATTACTTCATTTGGTCATATTGTTTTGTTGCACTTGTCTTTTGGATGATTAAGTAAGTGTGTATTATGTCTTTTAAAGCTGTACAACTACTTTGAGGACAGCAACTATGTGTACTTAGTGTTGGAGATGTGCCACAATGGAGAGATGAGCCGCTACCTTAAAGAGCGGAAGATGCCTTTCTCTGAGGATGAAGGTCAGGGAGAACTATTTTAcatagaaaattaaaatattgtgtTACAGTAAAATTGTTAGAAattgatccttttttttttttgcaagctgtttcttcttcttctttttttttaatataatttctgttgtttttctcccacAGCGAGACATTTCATGCATCAAATAGTGAAGGGAATGCTGTATCTACATACTCACGGCATCTTGCATCGAGATCTGACCTTGTCAAACCTTTTGCTAACCAACAACATGAACATCAAGATTGCAGACTTTGGCCTGGCCACTCAGCTCAAACTCCCAAATGAAAAGCACTTCACCATGTGTGGGACACCCAACTATATCTCCCCAGAGGTGGCCACCCGCAGCGCTCATGGCCTTGAATCAGACGTCTGGTCACTGGGGTGCATGTTCTATGCCTTCCTGATGGGCCGCCCACCGtttgacacagacacagtcaagCACACTTTATCTAAAGTGGTTCTTGGGGAATATGAGATGCCCAGTCACGTTTCTCTTGAGGCTCAGGACCTGatccatcagctgctgcagaaggACCCTGCCCAGCGGCCCAGCCTCTCTGCCGTGCTGGATCATCCGTTCATGACCCAGAGCCTGCTGGGCAGGACCAAGGAACTGGGGCTGGGGGATGAAGGATCTATAGATAGTGGCATTGCTACCATCTCCACAGcctgcacctcctccacctcagccagcagcagcagccgccttCAGAGGAAAACCAGGCACATGATTGGCTCTGCTCTGCCTAACCGTATGACACCTATCACAAGTCTTCCACGCCAACACAACAGTGGCTGTTTTGAAGACCGTGACCAgtggcagcagcaacagcatccACCTGACATATTTCACAGGGAGGGGCGGAGCAGGGAAGTTCATGATGGGGAGAGCGGACAACCTCACTCTCGCTATCTGAGGAGGGCTCACTCTTCAGATCGCCCCAGCTCTTGTGCATCAGGCCAGGGGCTGAGTCACGCTGAGTTGGGCAGATGCCATTCAGAGGAGACTTTGACCATGGTTGGAACACCAGTGTTCCCCATGTCCTCCACTCAACACCCATTTTCAGAGCACGGAAGGCTCCCATCTCCCCCTATCAAACAGTCGGCAAAGTAAGCAGCCTCTCCATTCATCTtataattattcatattttattcaggCACTAACAGATTTCACTTTACTGTTGTTTCAGTTCTGGATATTCAATGTCCATACAGACTGCACATCCACCAAACCAATTCCAATTTCAAGACCTGGAAGGAGTTGCTAATTGGCTCAATAATGAGGGTAAAATTCAAACTTTATTACTTCCATATTTTGCCTCGGCTAATTCAGACTAACTTCAGTGTGTTCAGTGATTGGGGGGACGTTTTAAGTTACAAATGTAGGAAATCATATTTCACTATTAGCAGATTTAACCTGGGATATGGACAGTAGTCCACTTCTGGACAGAGGGCTATAAAAATGAATCtttaaactctctaaacaaaatgaaaaccatcCGCTAAATGCATTAGCTATAGCAAgtctttataaatatttttgattttgttcatCAGGTTCTGGGCAGAGGCCTGcagacagcagcacacacagcagcaacagtttccacagcagcagaggcGTTCATAGTTCCTGGACAGACAAGTCCGTGGGCCGAAGTGCTAACTCCCACCACAACCAGCACCACCTACACCAGCAGCTCTCCTCTAACCCTGACTCATACAGAGAAAACATACCTGGAGCAGAGTTCCAGCCGCAACACAACAGGGAGTTAAAGCTTCCAACAGCCAAACCCTGCACAGATaaggagaagaaaacactgagagacatagtcccaCCTCTGTGCGCATCCAGACTAAAGCCTATCAGACAGAAGACCAAAAATGCTGTGGTAAGatatcacacttttttttccctttgtcttCTCTGCACTGTGAGCAAAATTGTAATATCtaattttccatgtttttccTTTATGTTCCCTACAGGTGAGCATCCTGGACACAGGGGAAGTCTGTATGGAGTTGTTAAAATGCCACAGCGGTCAAGAGAGGGTGAAAGAAGTCCTTCAGATTTCCTGTGATGGATCAATGGTGAGCTCTTTATATTGCATTCTGAATATCACTTAGTAACTCTcctcctgaatttccctttcaTGAGAGGTAGGGGGCAGTATAACATCACCCTGTGACCATCTGAATATTTAATACTGATTGtagattttcatttattgtagGTGACAATATACCAACCTAATGGAGGAAAGGGTTTTCCTGTGCTGGACtgccctcctgctcctccagaaGATATCCTTATTTGTAGCTACGAGGACCTTCCAGGTATTCTGGTGGACGCGTTGCTCGAAAACATCATCTGAAACAAAATTAGAAACTGTCTGTTAATCAGTTCATTTTTGTCACAGAAAAATACTGGAAGAAATACCAGTATGCCTCCAAGTTTGTGCAGCTTGTGAAATCTAAGACTCCAAAAGTGACTCTTTACACCAAGTATGCAAAGGTCATGCTGATGGAGAACTCTCCCAATGCAGACCTGGAGGTTTGCTTTTATGATGGTGGGTAACATGTATGTTGGGAGAAGATGAGTTCCTTGAGGTCATGTGTgatcctgatttttttttttcttttttttttttttcttttaggtgCAAAGACACACAAGACATCAGAGCTGGTACGAGTGGTGGAGAAGAGTGGAAAGTCGTACACAGTGAAGGGGGAGGTGGGGCTGAGCGGCCTGAGCCCAGAGAGCAGGTTGTATGTGGAGCTGTCTGATGAAGGCCACAGCATGTGTCTGTCGCTAGAGGCCGCCATCACAGTAGAGGAGCAGCGCAGCACCAAGAATGTCCCTTTTTTCCCCATAACTATTGGCAGGTGAGAGAAGAGAGTTGATTCTCctattttatctgttttcctCATCTTACGTCGCTGATGTTTAATACATGTTGTTTTTCCTAGGAGACCTGCCAACCCAGACTCCCCATGTCTGCCGTCCCTGCCCTCCAACTCGGTGCCTGCTGAAACAGGATCACCTCTTCATCCTCCACAAATCACTCCTTCAGTGAGTGTTTCACAATCACGCCCTGCAGCATGTACAAACAAAAGGCCTTAAGGGCATTAACACCTAGAACATGACAAGTTTGGTATTTGATGTCTTTGCAGATGATCTCCTACGATGGGTCTGACTTCACCACAGCCAGCCTGAGTAAGAAAAGCTCCCCAGTGCGACAGGACCTGGTACAAAGCACAGGAAAAGTGGTTAAATCCATATTTGTACCCAATGTTGGGTGGGCATCACAGGTaactaattaataaattaaCCTAATATTCAACACTCACCTAAGGAAATTTGTGATTTAAAGAGATTTGCGtttttgtgtctgcagctgACGAGCGGAGAGGTGTGGGTGCAGTTCAACGACGGGTCTCAGCTGGTGGTTCAGGCTGGAGTTTCCTGCATCACATACACGTCTCCAGAGGGGAAAATGACCAGGTATGAAACAGTCTTAAGGCCAGTTGTCTTTTCCCAGTGCAGTTGCACAAGTTATATTAAATATCATTTACAGAAGAGCCtttctgaaaatgtcatttttaatggaGCTGCAGTTAAATTCTGTTAATGTGACCACTCCAGTTTCCCTCATTAATGTCTACCTCCCTCACAGGTATAAGGAGAATGAGAAATTGCCAGAGCACGTCAAGGAGAAGCTTCACTGTCTCTCTACCATCCTCGGACTGTTGGCCAACCCCACAGTTCGTCACCTACCACCCCATTAactgtggttaaaaaaacatcCCAGCAGCAGAGGCCTGGCAATGAACTGAAAGTAGCTTAAGTCTTTATACCGTCTTTTGCCTGGTGTTCTTGTAAatatatctttgtttttttacaggTTGTTTTTTGTACAGAAGACTAAGATTATGaaaagatatatttttattttaataagcATTTTGTATAGAGTCTCAAGTAGTCTACTTAAAaaagtttgtgtctgtgttttttactGTCTCCTATTCTATGAAATGTGATCCATCAATgtcaaaacaataaacatcTGGAGGCTGGGTGGAGAACTGGTGCACTTTGTTTTGCAGTCTTCTCTTTGTGCCTGAAACAacaatattaattaaaataaaagtacttgGCGCTACCACATGGTTTCAAAGAACACAGAATTTACAAGTAAGACACCAAGGAACCTACACTTGGAAAATACTATTAAAACTTTGTATAGTTTATATAGTTTGTGTATTGGCTGTTATCTATAATCATAGAAGACTagacaaaaaaagcatttaCTCACGAATTACTCAGCTGAATACAGTACAGCCAGTTGAGGTTTCACATGTTTAATTTGCCGTGTTTGTTTGGCCAGTTAAttaaaaaagtcacaaaacTGGATTCTTCTCAATTACACAACCAATAAACAATATACTGTACGGATGTAGGCCTAGGCGcgcatatatgcatatatatatatatatatacatatatatatataacatctatatatatatatatatatatatatatagatatagatgtACTGTACAAGATACCCAAGAAATAAACATTCAGGTGGGAAACTGGGAGCATGATGACATGGTCTGGGTTTACAGATATAACCAAAATATATGATTAaccatttatttctcatttagaAGCACAATAAGGAACAGAAGAGATACGACACACAGTATAGTGGTGTACACACAAATCGACCTTTCCCTCTTAAACAGAAAGACACCATCTCCTAGACCACCAAAAAAAATTCCCCTGAGCCTGCTgccacacatttatattttgaatttctGCTTGCTTCAGGACACGCTTAAACCGTGGCcaagtaaaaccaaaaaataacCATGCATCAACGTGTCCTGTGAAAACCAGTTTCCAGaatgtctattttttttcctgttgtcccAGAGAGATGCTGGTGAAATGGCTGCAGTGATGCTGTTAAGTTCACAGGCGAGAGGACAGTCAGTGGCCTCGGATACTGATGagggaggaaaataaaacagctaGGAGGGGCTCTCTGggacaacagaagaagaaaaagcaggcTCAGAGGAATGCAACAATCTGTACGCACTGCCGGTGGGCATATGTTCCCACTAGATGCTAGAGGGAGACAACAGTATTGACCACAACCTCCTCTGTGCCTACGACACCACCTGTACAACCAGTGCCAGCATATTATTATTCCTGTTGACTATATCCACTTGTTTGTTCGCgtgctttcatttcatttatataaaacatttttctccatAAAATCTCAATAAAATACTCTTAGTAGATGTCCGGACAAAGATATTAACAaaattgaagtaaaaaaaatctcacagtGAACACT
The nucleotide sequence above comes from Mastacembelus armatus chromosome 22, fMasArm1.2, whole genome shotgun sequence. Encoded proteins:
- the plk4 gene encoding serine/threonine-protein kinase PLK4 codes for the protein MSVSIGDKIEDFKVLTLLGKGSFACVYRAKSVKTGLEVAIKTIDKKAMHKAGMVQRVTNEVEIHCRLKHPSILELYNYFEDSNYVYLVLEMCHNGEMSRYLKERKMPFSEDEARHFMHQIVKGMLYLHTHGILHRDLTLSNLLLTNNMNIKIADFGLATQLKLPNEKHFTMCGTPNYISPEVATRSAHGLESDVWSLGCMFYAFLMGRPPFDTDTVKHTLSKVVLGEYEMPSHVSLEAQDLIHQLLQKDPAQRPSLSAVLDHPFMTQSLLGRTKELGLGDEGSIDSGIATISTACTSSTSASSSSRLQRKTRHMIGSALPNRMTPITSLPRQHNSGCFEDRDQWQQQQHPPDIFHREGRSREVHDGESGQPHSRYLRRAHSSDRPSSCASGQGLSHAELGRCHSEETLTMVGTPVFPMSSTQHPFSEHGRLPSPPIKQSANSGYSMSIQTAHPPNQFQFQDLEGVANWLNNEGSGQRPADSSTHSSNSFHSSRGVHSSWTDKSVGRSANSHHNQHHLHQQLSSNPDSYRENIPGAEFQPQHNRELKLPTAKPCTDKEKKTLRDIVPPLCASRLKPIRQKTKNAVVSILDTGEVCMELLKCHSGQERVKEVLQISCDGSMVTIYQPNGGKGFPVLDCPPAPPEDILICSYEDLPEKYWKKYQYASKFVQLVKSKTPKVTLYTKYAKVMLMENSPNADLEVCFYDGAKTHKTSELVRVVEKSGKSYTVKGEVGLSGLSPESRLYVELSDEGHSMCLSLEAAITVEEQRSTKNVPFFPITIGRRPANPDSPCLPSLPSNSVPAETGSPLHPPQITPSMISYDGSDFTTASLSKKSSPVRQDLVQSTGKVVKSIFVPNVGWASQLTSGEVWVQFNDGSQLVVQAGVSCITYTSPEGKMTRYKENEKLPEHVKEKLHCLSTILGLLANPTVRHLPPH